Proteins encoded in a region of the Marinococcus sp. PL1-022 genome:
- the dctP gene encoding TRAP transporter substrate-binding protein DctP: MKKKKLGLLTGTTLSAAAVLAACGGGSDESSGGGDGEETYEWTFVTEENEGQVQYEYAQEFASRMDEKTDGQVAIEPVEFGGLGSEVDQVEQLQQGAVEMAVVSPGFTGTMVEEGQVFSLQFLLPNAQEDVQQVLNESEALNDTLAARYEEEDIMPLSFWSEGAMQWTGNKAIESPDDFDGFQMRTQNSPLLQQTYREYGADPQVMSAGELYTALDNGTVDGQENPLFFIEASSYDEVQSHLMISNQNSYVAMTTVNPQFYNELPDDLKETFDETVTEMQDWVYDEQVEQNEQARETMTSDSDIEQVELSEDQRAEFREVTLPMRDYYVEEVGGDAEEILTTLEGEIEEITGETVE, encoded by the coding sequence ATGAAAAAGAAAAAGCTTGGTTTGTTGACGGGGACAACTCTTTCTGCGGCAGCAGTACTGGCTGCCTGCGGCGGTGGCAGTGATGAAAGCAGCGGTGGCGGCGATGGGGAAGAAACATATGAATGGACCTTTGTAACAGAGGAAAACGAAGGTCAGGTGCAGTATGAATATGCACAGGAATTTGCGAGCCGGATGGATGAAAAAACAGACGGCCAGGTGGCGATCGAGCCGGTGGAGTTCGGCGGCCTCGGCAGTGAAGTAGACCAGGTGGAGCAGCTCCAGCAGGGCGCAGTCGAAATGGCCGTTGTTTCTCCAGGCTTTACCGGAACAATGGTAGAGGAAGGCCAGGTTTTCTCGCTGCAGTTTTTGCTTCCAAATGCTCAGGAAGACGTACAGCAGGTGTTGAATGAAAGTGAAGCATTGAATGATACCCTGGCTGCCAGATACGAAGAAGAAGATATCATGCCGCTTTCCTTTTGGAGTGAAGGGGCGATGCAGTGGACTGGAAACAAAGCGATTGAGTCTCCGGATGATTTCGACGGTTTTCAAATGAGAACCCAGAACTCGCCGCTGCTTCAGCAGACATACCGGGAATACGGGGCGGATCCTCAGGTGATGAGTGCAGGAGAGCTTTACACTGCGCTTGACAACGGTACGGTAGACGGTCAGGAAAATCCGCTGTTCTTTATCGAAGCTTCATCCTATGACGAGGTGCAGAGTCATTTAATGATTTCCAATCAAAACTCATACGTAGCAATGACGACAGTGAATCCACAGTTCTATAATGAGCTTCCGGATGATCTGAAAGAAACCTTCGATGAGACCGTAACGGAAATGCAGGACTGGGTGTATGACGAGCAGGTGGAGCAGAACGAACAGGCCCGCGAGACAATGACCAGTGATTCCGATATTGAACAGGTCGAATTGAGCGAGGATCAGCGTGCTGAATTCCGGGAAGTTACTCTTCCGATGCGGGATTACTACGTAGAGGAAGTCGGCGGTGACGCAGAAGAAATTTTAACAACGCTTGAGGGCGAAATCGAAGAAATCACCGGCGAAACAGTAGAATAG
- a CDS encoding S-ribosylhomocysteine lyase — protein sequence MAKVESFELDHTKVVAPYVRQAGVQKVGSDGIVTKFDIRFCQPNEDNLEPPTIHTMEHLLALNIREYAEDYDHFEVIDLSPMGCQTGFYLIMNGEPAVSEIIDILEKTMKDGVEVTEVPAATELQCGQAKLHDLDGAKQVFRSWLNQDKASLERVFEA from the coding sequence ATGGCAAAAGTAGAAAGCTTTGAACTCGATCATACGAAAGTAGTTGCTCCGTACGTGCGTCAGGCAGGAGTCCAGAAGGTTGGAAGCGACGGTATCGTCACTAAATTTGATATTCGTTTCTGCCAGCCAAACGAGGATAACCTTGAACCACCGACGATTCATACAATGGAGCATTTACTTGCCTTAAATATTCGTGAATATGCAGAAGACTACGACCATTTTGAAGTCATTGACCTTTCACCGATGGGTTGTCAGACAGGCTTTTATCTGATTATGAACGGGGAGCCGGCGGTAAGTGAGATCATCGATATTCTTGAGAAAACGATGAAGGATGGGGTAGAAGTTACCGAAGTACCTGCAGCAACTGAACTGCAGTGCGGTCAGGCGAAGCTTCATGACCTTGATGGCGCCAAGCAGGTATTCCGCAGCTGGCTTAACCAGGATAAAGCCTCACTCGAACGTGTATTTGAAGCATAA
- a CDS encoding isochorismatase family cysteine hydrolase: protein MASEKPHVNQQSSVAFVVLDMINDLDFKDSDELLPHALDAAENVKNLKKQAKEKDIPVIYVNDNYGRWQSNFPDLVEYCRRDGVPGKPVVEKILPDDDDYYILKPQFSGFFATPLELLLNYLGVTTIIFAGVAGNMCVHFTVNDAYMRGYKLMVPQDCTASNSMDANEEAINLMNKVLGADTRDSTDYDLEKIIQEAQELPQPTHSS from the coding sequence ATGGCATCAGAAAAACCCCATGTAAACCAACAGTCCAGTGTGGCTTTTGTAGTTCTGGATATGATAAATGATTTAGATTTTAAGGACAGTGACGAGTTACTACCACATGCCCTTGACGCAGCTGAAAATGTTAAAAACTTAAAAAAGCAGGCGAAAGAAAAGGATATCCCTGTTATTTATGTGAACGATAATTACGGACGCTGGCAGAGTAATTTCCCTGATCTCGTAGAATACTGCAGACGTGACGGCGTACCGGGCAAACCAGTAGTAGAAAAAATCCTTCCCGATGACGATGACTATTATATACTCAAGCCTCAGTTTTCCGGCTTTTTTGCCACTCCATTGGAATTACTGCTGAACTACCTGGGGGTTACGACAATTATATTCGCCGGCGTTGCCGGTAATATGTGCGTCCACTTTACAGTAAACGATGCTTATATGCGCGGGTATAAATTAATGGTTCCGCAGGACTGCACCGCATCAAACAGTATGGATGCCAATGAAGAAGCCATTAATTTGATGAATAAGGTGCTTGGTGCCGACACCAGGGACAGCACTGACTATGATCTGGAAAAAATCATCCAGGAAGCCCAGGAGCTTCCGCAGCCGACTCATTCTTCATAA
- a CDS encoding Lrp/AsnC family transcriptional regulator: MDIKTIAKLIDQTEEEVEMMLKKLEENKVIVTYATVVDWSKVNNHDGVTAMIDVKVTPQRGVGFDEVAERIHRFPEVKALYLVSGTYDLQVVIEGKTMSEIASFVSGKLSALDSVISTTTHFRLKTYKHDGVVFGDDDDDHRMMVSP; encoded by the coding sequence ATGGATATTAAAACAATTGCCAAGCTAATAGATCAAACAGAAGAAGAAGTAGAAATGATGCTGAAAAAATTAGAAGAAAACAAAGTAATTGTCACATACGCTACTGTGGTGGACTGGAGCAAGGTCAACAACCATGACGGTGTGACGGCGATGATTGATGTAAAAGTCACTCCACAGCGGGGAGTCGGTTTTGATGAAGTAGCGGAACGAATACATCGTTTTCCGGAGGTCAAAGCTTTGTATTTGGTGTCTGGTACGTATGACCTTCAGGTGGTCATCGAAGGAAAAACGATGTCTGAAATTGCTTCGTTTGTTTCTGGTAAACTATCGGCGCTTGATTCGGTTATTTCCACGACGACGCATTTCCGCCTGAAAACATACAAACACGACGGAGTGGTATTTGGCGATGATGATGATGATCACAGAATGATGGTCTCGCCATGA